A portion of the Sabethes cyaneus chromosome 3, idSabCyanKW18_F2, whole genome shotgun sequence genome contains these proteins:
- the LOC128742804 gene encoding glycosylated lysosomal membrane protein-like: MFTLMWFFLLVIWSLVAAGFSLPESATLERKLTATLNPGCPADICSDDLTEGQVTLIYIRAEGAADTIHYVWDFTGKPTILVALTERNASLIINWEDFWQGKPESIGFGNKHPKYVFMTVINRIFQFDDPKDKGIFTSDLPVHVYDPHQFLWNRTLYWFNEKDVIVALNANNEFLFKLNAYSSRDHGMDYPHLLHTSNSTQIDIVFNNVSAKFAQPRFAIELLFVVSEQAVAGSNFEVTQRKGLDDEHTPGIFEIIDVLSPGAFKFSTGGYIEYRPVSYTHPERDVSTSTETHQSEPKTIESASEELNNTLAYAMYGTALDSRLVQGMNISFGLSGDGFYSKTNYTTMTFQMGYGTPPVEQLSAFVLIVAGIGIGVPLVLLIFGGLYLCLKKMRTQPATNV; this comes from the exons ATGTTTACGTTAATGTGGTTCTTCTTACTAGTGATATGGTCGCTGGTCGCTGCTGGATTTTCTTTGCCGGAATCGGCTACCTTGGAACGAAAG CTCACAGCAACTTTGAACCCAGGCTGTCCTGCTGATATTTGTTCCGATGATTTGACTGAGGGCCAGGTTACTTTAATTTATATCCGCGCGGAGGGAGCGGCCGACACGATTCACTATGTTTGGGATTTTACCGGAAAGCCGACCATCCTTGTCGCGTTAACGGAACGGAATGCTTCTTTGATTATTAACTGGGAAGATTTCTGGCAGGGCAAACCAGAATCAATTGGATTTGGGAATAAACATCCCAAATATGTATTTATGACCGTCATCAATAGA ATATTTCAGTTTGATGATCCGAAAGATAAAGGAATATTCACGAGTGATTTGCCCGTACATGTGTATGACCCGCATCAGTTTCTTTGGAATCGAACGCTATACTGGTTCAACGAAAAAGATGTTATTGTTGCGCTGAACGCTAATAATGAGTTCTTATTCAAG TTAAACGCCTATTCTTCACGAGATCACGGGATGGACTACCCGCATCTGCTGCATACGTCCAATTCGACACAGATTGATATCGTTTTTAACAATGTAAGCGCCAAGTTTGCTCAACCACGGTTTGCTATTGAGCTGCTGTTCGTGGTTTCGGAACAAGCCGTTGCTGGATCGAATTTTGAAGTGACTCAGCGGAAGGGTCTGGATGATGAGCACACACCAGGGATTTTCGAAATCATCGATGTACTGTCGCCGGGTGCATTTAAATTTTCTACCG GTGGCTATATAGAGTATCGTCCGGTATCCTACACCCATCCGGAGCGCGATGTTTCCACGTCAACTGAAACACATCAGAGCGAACCAAAAACCATCGAATCAGCATCGGAGGAACTGAACAATACCCTTGCATACGCTATGTATGGAACAGCTCTGGATTCTCGACTTGTGCAGGGAATGAATATCTCGTTTGGTCTCAGTGGTGATGGGTTCTATAGCAAAACCAACTACACTACGATGACATTTCAGATGGGTTATGGTACACCTCCGGTGGAGCAACTATCGGCATTTGTGCTCATTGTGGCCGGAATTGGAATTGGTGTACCGCTGGTTCTATTGATATTTGGCGGTCTGTACTTGTGTTTGAAAAAAATGAGAACACAGCCTGCAACTAACGTTTGA
- the LOC128739609 gene encoding general odorant-binding protein 72-like, which produces MSFQRITSLAFLALVLQLAMMVEGKSTMEQMAKASEMMRNVCIGKFKPPLEQVEGLGRGEFADSKEIKCYANCVLEMMQAIRKGKVNADAAIKQIDMLIPPEIGEPTKAAFDTCRNSADGIKNNCDAAYALVKCLHKNNPKYFFA; this is translated from the exons ATGAGCTTTCAAAGGATTACCTCACTGGCGTTTCTAGCCTTGGTGCTGCAGTTGGCGATGATGGTTGAAGGC AAATCAACAATGGAACAGATGGCAAAAGCGAGTGAAATGATGCGAAACGTGTGTATAGGAAAGTTTAAACCTCCGCTGGAACAGGTCGAAGGGCTTGGTCGGGGAGAATTTGCCGACAGCAAGGAAATTAAGTGCTATGCTAACTGTGTGCTGGAAATGATGCAAGCG ATTCGCAAAGGTAAAGTAAATGCAGATGCTGCCATAAAACAGATTGACATGCTGATTCCCCCGGAAATTGGAGAACCGACAAAAGCAGCATTCGACACTTGTCGAAATTCAG ccgaTGGGATTAAAAATAACTGCGATGCAGCCTACGCACTGGTGAAATGCCTACACAAGAACAACCCAAAATATTTCTTCGCTTAG